The Manduca sexta isolate Smith_Timp_Sample1 chromosome 15, JHU_Msex_v1.0, whole genome shotgun sequence genome includes the window TACCAGAATAACTTACACATGGCCAAATATTAtcttcaaaacaatttaattatttctaaaaatatttatcttgatTTGATGAGGGCTGTTTAACAtcgtattgattataatttaagtgtatttaaaataaaaagaaattgtcaTTTGGTCCCACCTTAACAAAGTCCAAATTCAATGATCATAAGTATATAACCAACTACTGTAGTATCAAATATATGTCCTCGTGAAATGATCTCAGTATAATGGTACTATTGTAATTTATACATCCCAGAATTTATGACgtgattttgattttaatattattgaaagataattcataatattttaatgtcattggGACAAGCTAAATCGcatgtaaaaatatgtatatttgctACATTTATACACTTAGTTTGAAATGTTATCCTTTGTGATTATCAACTgtgttatttttcattaaataggtatattttataatagagtaTACATTTATAAACGTAATATGTTAATCATGTTACCAatcatgttataattattatggaatgattataatgaaatacattGTTGCAAACATAAAACTGTTGTTTTCAATAAGATTCTCAATGCCCTTCAAATTAAGTGgtatttggttatttttatacacatgaTATATGTACAACTCTATGGACCTATGGTATACCTTCAATAACTAATTTTCTACCCATGAAGttcattataaactatatactggtgtcccagaaaatagtgccAAGCGGATGTCCAGaaatagagcaccccttggggtatgggacactattttctgggtgACCCTGTATAATTATGATGTTGTTTAAAGGGAATGAAACAaccaaatgaaatataaaaagtatatttaaaaatctaaattaatttatactattaaacCTCTTgctcatcattatcatcatcccCTTGGTCAGGAGTTTCCCACCAGGACAACAGGCCCAGGCCAGGTTCATTGATTCCACCTATAAGTCTGTATGGGGCTGTTGTTTGGACACTACATTCAACACCTGGAGGTCCTGAAGGCAAGCTCTCTTCAAAGGCTTCGCTAGTCACACGAAACCTTATTGATTCACCtacaagtataaataatataataggtattaaatgtcatgtaatataaaaaaaaaccaacaCCTATATAGAAacactttaaatttaatctataacacaatataaattaaatttaaagtgtttatattaaatctatGATATAATTAAAGCTTACTTAATTTCTACTTTTCATAAGCtttgcattaaaaattaaacaagatcttaacaatttattttaaagcttgcactttttaaagttgaaataaatatataaattactcaCCAGAATCCATAAACAAATCATGTTTCTCTCCATCTTCTTTAGGGTATTCCCACACCCAAGCTTGGTCGGTTTCATCAAACCGTGATGGATGTTGAAGTGCATTCACCGGAATTAGTATATCATCAAAAAATCCTAAGGTCactaaaaaaaaggaatttagaACTTACATGGCCATATTAGCAACATAATAAATGCTTGTAAAACTGATCAACAAGGGACTAAGGTTAATATAGTGAATGttgcaaattttaattacaaatcaaGCTGTGTAAGTCATTAAGTTAAGCTGCAGATaagcaacattttttgttgTCTTGTATGAAGTTACAGTTTGTATTTTGTGAATACTCtccttaataattatttattgacaggAATCAAGTTGGTCATGATTAGATTCAAGgggtaaaaagaaacaaaattttgattgtaattatgAAAGAGACAGATTGTCTGTAATCTAtgaaaaataactaatattctTCTTATGgtaaattcatattaaactaaaattttataactatagtTCAGTTgaagtatttgtattataatatacttaaatataagatTCTCTTTACCccttacttattatttaatttaattagtatttagTTAAATTTACCATGTACACCTTCCCTACTACAACTTCTAATTTTTCCTATAAGTATCTCCTCAACTACTGGTCGGAAAACAATATACCTAAATTTAACTTCAGTGTGTGATGAGCCATCGCCAGGAAATATATATGAATGTCCAATATCTGTTATATCGAAGAGAGCTATGCATACACCGACATTAAGCACgacctgaaaaataaaataatcaatattctGAGGGTTAATAGGGTGTTAGATACTTGTATTCAAATTAAGCAGCCGATGTGTgctttgcatttaaaataatattgtaattatattgtacttataggttatattttattgtttaccttATTTGCAAGTTTTCTATTGAGTAATGTCGTAATAGAATCCGTTAAACTTTGATGAAAGTGGTCTGGTGTTATTCGAATTACATCCTTCATTTCAGCTAAGacaaacattgtttaaaaattgtatcGACAATCAACATAATTTTGAAAAGGTAAATATTCCCGGACACTTATTAGCTGTGTTGccagtataatatttaaaaaaaaattgcatggtAACCAAAGGCCGggtttatattgtttttcagATAAACGCAGAACGAAATTCAGATCTGAAAAACGAGTGTTGACTTCGCACTTTATTTCAGTGTTCTGGATACAAATTAGGAATTTATTCCGTTTTATTCAGTTTATATGCGCTATGTAATAAGaggatttataatttatttttataggatttgaaaaaaatataatcctatcttttatttgtatctttataaagttttttttataatatcaagttGGCAATCGACAGTTTTTCGGAATGAGTGAGACAAACATCTGTTTTTCAGTTCTGAATTCAGATGCAATTCCGGATTCGACCATATCCTTTTCacaaatgtcaatgtcaataAAGTTGTCATATTGGTGTCATTTGTAGAAGGACgactaggtatataaataatttactcaaaaataattcaaaatataaattctaataagCTCTTTTACTCTTACTTAGAAGATTGTATCGAGCACCGTTcctttctaaaaataaattaaatgttatgttaatataGCACTTCCAGATGTGCAAagatataaaatagttatttaatgattctttgctttgttcaaaattttaatattggatttatttaGCTACACATACGAATACGATGCAAGGTATGCTGAAAAAATACGTTTCTttcgcgttttttttaatttaaattgtttttggtaTTAGAGTATTTTGATGGTCTCATCGTCATCGTAAAACTGGTATACACCAGACAAGAGTTTTTATAAGGAAAAGCTTCAGATGCATTTTAGaagtggttatttttttaatgacgaatACAATCTAAAATGTTGGTTGACTtaactttattacattttcatttaaaaaattttgttaactttttctacgatttatttattcaaaataatttacataacattatttatttctcattttATTCTCTAAGAGATactttaaagttatattttatatttgcattcATATAATGCAGAtacataaaaagttatttaattttggatTATAATCACCAAGATATCTTAACtgacttaataatttattggttgTTGAATTATAAAACCATGGATTTAGTTTAATATCGCTATTCACCAGTGCATACACTTTACTTTAGAATATATCACAAGCGTTGGAAGAGACAGGTCCAGATCACCCATCAGTGCGGAGAATGTAGGACACAGACAAGGCAATAATATTCACGATGGAATGAATAATTCAGATGTGGCAAGCTCAAATATAAACCCATTGATAATGTCAAATATGTACACACAAGGTATAAATCTcgaatattactaatattaaaaaactcaTGGtccaatcaaaaaaaaaaaaatgatttcattaCATTCACTTAATTctaatgtgtaaaaaaataacttcaatataAGGGGTAACAGGTACCAAAAACAGATTTAATATATGTGTTGTGGGATAAAATGCTGAGACAGAAACACTGTCTTCATACAAATCactttaattaatgtaatgtatCACCTTGTATTTGGTGACccattttttacaaaatgtaactCCATGGACACTTCTGAAAAAATGATTAACCAGAGCATCTTATTCCTCAACCTTAAAACTCTCTTAGAACAATCTTatgttaaatgaattattttttgccCCTTCTACCACTTAATAATTCCCTTCTACCACtgaattattagaaattatcaGTTAAAAGCACTTTCACCCAGAAACATCATTGTGATTTctatgttagtaataaaaatttaccaCACTATTTGTTACCCTATGGCAAGAGTGGGCACTCTGGCAAGGAAGATTGCTTCTTGTACAGATTTATTAAGTCTTGTAGTTTTGGTTTTAGTGCTAATTGCTGTTTGTCGAACTTTTTGAAGCTTAGCATTTACATCTGAAGAAGTAGTAATACTGTTTTTCAGCATTTAGCTCTTAATAAATTTAGCTTTCCTAACCAATGTTTCTTCTTAATGAGTTGTAAGTTTGATGTTATTACTAACCACTGTTACGAAAACCACGAAAACGTCTGGACTGTAAACGCAAGATGTTTGAGtcaacagacaaaaaaaattgaGCTACAATTATCACTTCAATTTATTACATCATGcatgaatagaaaaaaaaacaaaagacaaaAAACTGCCAGTCAGCAAACTCTTATACGATAAAATTCCATTAAATTTGACctaccaaaaaaaaatgaaagttaaataaaaatctgatgACATTCTTACTTTTTTCACCTCCATGCGCAATAGACGAAATTCCTGTAAATTTGATCATGAGTGTAGATAACTGGAATCTAAATGTTTAGATGATGATATGGATGtagtacataattaattttaaaatattcctttgattttttttttgtaatgccAGCTGTCTATCAGATCTAATAGTAGtgttagatttttaatattttcataataatattttatgtttgggCCATTCTGTTGTATTGCAGGAAATATGATGATGGCTGGTGGATTATACCCAAACATGATTATGCCTGGAGCAATAATTGGAAGTGGAATGATGGCTCCAACTGGAATGGAAATTATTTCTGGAACTAGTATGGAACTAGTACAACAAAGTCCAATAGATATGGCAGCAATTGCAGGGCAACAAATGACAGCAACATCTATGGCTCCATCAAGCACCCCTGCAATGGACATGAGCATGATGGGCGGGATGATGATGGATCCTACAATGATGGCTATTTATCCTGGCATTTCTACTGAAATGGCTGTGCAGAGGAATAAAGAAATTGTACTAAAACATTGCAAATTGATTCCCCCTGATTCAGGCACACCACAACCTCCAAGAAGAGTTAAACCCCCTGGATGCCGAACTATCTTTGTTGGTGGTTTCCCTGACAAAGTCCGGGAAAGCACTGtgaaagaaatatttgaaaactatgGAAGAATACATACTTTAAGGCTgtctaaaaaaaacttttgtcaCATCCGTTTTGAGAGGGAGAATAGTGTGGATGCAGCCATGGCTATATCAGGCTACAGAATTAAACTTACAACCAAAGAAAAAGATGATATGGAGAGTGAAGATAATTCGAATGCCACAGCTGGTTGGCTTCATGTTGATTATGCATtggtaaatatatgtttaactGTGTGTATTGTGTATCTGAAACAAAAGAgcttatacaattaattttaaaaatactttcttcAACATTTCATACTTCAAGACCTACCAGCCTAACCTGTgtgttgtttaaatttttgaagCACGTACTTAGATGCTTTTTTTGTATACACCTACTATTAGGATCTtgtctatacttatatataaagctgaagatttcgtttgtttgaacgcacgctaatctctggaactactgaaccaattttgtatttttttattaatgggaagctacattacccctgagtactataggctactttttataccgcggaaaatataaagcggatcTTTTATCGCAGAACAATTTTTCCAGTACCTATTaagagttatttatttacttcttaaATCATTGCCTTCATCCCTTAGAGTCGAGATGATCAAAATGAGTACGAAAGACACCAAAGGCAGCTGATCCGCGCCCAACAAGCACAAATAGAGCAACTGAGTGCACAGCAAGAGATAGCAAGTCGAAGCATGAGTTACGACCGTTTAAGACGCTCACCTTCCCCAGTCAGAATCCAACCCTTTTCAAATGTCGCCATGCTCCAGCTGGGTGAGAAGATTAAGAATGAAGAACATTTTTCCAGTTCTGTTCCTGTAAGttgaacatttttatacataaattgttaattaataattattatagatcGGTAAAACAGAGGGTAAGAATTTAAATACCCTCCAATCAAAAAATCCTCTATAAATTAAATGGATTTGTTTGTCTTTTCACCATATTATAAGTCGCATGTAATATTTGGTAATTTGACGCAAGTGTAGTCGCCTCGGGGAACCGCCAAAGAAGTATTTTCAACTCCCTTGTCGGGGTTCGGTCCTATGTGTTgattcaggacatggtctacctgAGTGCCAAATTTTCTCCAAATTCGTATCGTTGTtattgcgtttatttctaaaaaatattttcactcgcacactttcgcatttatattaataagataagaagtaagataagatatattataaatcgtgATCCTTTTCACGCCATTTTTGGGCTAGGAATCTAAATCTTTTATGCTGTCcgtcgtaatatttttttctaactgTATTCTTGTTTACTGTCACCTACATAAAAGTTACTTTCCTATCTTAGACGCTTTTAGCATGGCTGGAGCGAGGGGAATGTTCTAAGAAAAATTCAAATCAGTTCTACTCCATGATCCAAGCAACAAACACGCATATTCGACGACTATACAACGAGAAAATGCAGGCTGAAGAAGAATTGCAAGAATCCAAGGAAAGAGTCAAGAAACAAATTGAATATGTGATTGAACAACGTGAGTTGGCCTTTATggcaatgtttttttgtttatttattttggtctGATGTGCGAAAGTCGTCTCGTTAGATCCTTGCTCAATCAACATAATGTGtatgtattgtaattataaattcttGGTCTTTGAAGGTAAGGTAAACAAGATTTTGTTTACACATTGAATTATTACAAAACACGCCTAAGATGCTAGTATGCTTGTGAACAATGTCATTAGACATCTTATGATGATATATGCACATTGTCTCTCATAGCAATACTAAGCTGTCGGTCTGGAGTTAACATCAATTTTCCGTAAAAGAAGAAATGGtaatatactcgtatataaAATACACTCACTCTGGTACCTAGCAATTGATAGTTCTCCGCAAACCAGTGGTTCGGCAGTAGTCTGCAGATGTTATTGAGTGCCCTTAAAACGTCGTAAGCTATGTGGAAAAGTTGGGTTCTAATTTGTAAGTTATCTACCTAATATGATCTAGCAATGATACTTCTATCGCGTTCGCTGTATTTCGATGTGACCTACCTATAAATTATCTGGTGTAATCTAGCAACTTTAATCAAGCAGATGGAGTATATTGGTAGATCATAAATAACAGTTCGTGCTGTGTGGTAACCCACAGTAAGTACTGCACTTTTATCCAAGGCACAAAGTTCTCAATACGCAAATTGTGGCGTGTTGTCATCTCGTCAACTAGCGCGGCATCTAGGTATAGTAACGCTCCTGCTTCTTAACGCTGATACGCTTGGACGCATTCGTACGACGGTATGTTTGGTCTGTGGGCTGCTCTCAATGCTCTAATTTATAACCCTCAGTCGAACAGGTGGCGAAAGTCTTTAACGCGGCTACTCACCAACGTGTATGGGATCATTTTACAAAGCCGCAAAGAAAGAATATCGAAACTTGGCAGAAAATGACGCAGGTACCTACAGACGCTATTGTTTgattcaaaacaatatatagatttaaaatcaaaaacccACATTTGTTGAGTATTACAATTTCTATGAAACTAGAGGGAAAACAATATGGTTACCATATAATctttaattatcaattttactACATTTACATCGACGCGCTTTCAAGCATTATGCcaacaaacattaataatatctttatgaaaattaaattgcatACGAAATTGTAGTAACAATAAGATGGGTGTATTAACTAACTGCCGTCTCTACTCTTCTGGAGTCAGCTGGGATCAGGTAACTCTATAATAAGGTATGCCATGTAACtagtatttacttaataatatatataattatcaatgttatatttaagtaaCGGCTGCAATGGTCCGTATtacttaatgaataaattaatctttTCAGGAGTTCAATTCATTAAAGGAAGAATTTAATGATAAGTTCTATAATGATGACAGTGAATCAAATAGTGTTCACAACAAACACGTAGACTACAACATGGAAGAACTACAAGAGTTgagagtaaatattattttacccttttttaactaattatgcTTATTTACTGTCCGCGGTTTGCCCTTAAATGActgatattagtttttaatattaaagccaaaaaccaatttatattatatcaatgtaaTATCTAAATcaaataacgtttttttttgttttattgccttaataggCGAACGAGCAAGCCGTCGCCTACCTTGTAATTACAGCTACAGCGCAGAagtgaaaaagaaaacaattatttaagttttgaaAAGTTAATAAGTTCTTCTGACAATTCATACAATTTGTCTATACGTATTTTTCCAGAGAGAAAATGAGAGTCTTCAATTTCAATTGGAGGCCTACAAAAATGAAGTTGACGTCATAAAAGCGGACGCAAGAAAGGAATTGGACAAATTGAAAATACAACTTGCTGCGCAGCAAGCACTGCAGTTGGCACTGGagaaaaaaaacgtaattatgttttaaaagcCCTGTAAAATACATTTGATCGACTTTGAAATAATGTTGACTATTAAGGCACTTCAAATTGCCCGCACCGAGGCAAATTTTAAGGCGCCCTTACGCTTGTGGACCTTAATTTTTTCGATATACATAATGAGTAGTTTCACATAaacttaacataatatgtaaaaaatcgTTACTAGTGAGCTGATAGGTAAATCATCTGTGAAGTCAAAAGTAATTTCCATCATACTCCAGTATATACTAGTCtggttaatattgttttaacaaaCTAGCAACTTCTTACATAAAAtactactaaaaaatattacagcctCCGTTGCCATTGCCGATAGAGAAACCCCCTCCACCGCCGCCGCTACCGGATGATCTAGATGCAAAAGTGACTTTGAAAGAAATCGTCGAACCCGGCTGCGGGGAAGCCAAACTCATTGGTATTATGTCACCCTTCCTACAGGTACGTATAGTTTAAAtatccatttttatataatgattacccaaggataaataattaataatctaaaACGATCGCATCATTAGCAGATATTCGaccattacattatattattattaatcactcataatgttcaataaaatcctTGTTACAATGTTCGAGTAAAATGACGTACGTGCTCTAGCTTCCGTGGTTTTTAAGGTATTGTTTCCAGTTGACGAAGCCTAAAACCAGCTTTAAACTCAGATATATATAAGCTCTTCATAGACGGCTATTATTTCGGCGGGCCCTAacctatttaatttttccaGGTACATCCACATGGTGCTAGTCTCGACTACGTGGTGTCTTACGTGAAAGCGATTTTGCCCAACGTGACGCAGTCTACAATACATCACGTTTTAGAGAAACATAACGATGTATTCAGACGTACCACATCCGGGATGGGTGCGAATATGGAGCATAAATGGACGTTCATCGCGTTCAATAACAATGACATTTCACAGCCAAGGTGAATGATGTATTCAAGAGCGAACCACTCAACATATCAGTGACTTAAGTTTACCAGTATTGCTTAAAACTTACTTAATAATACGTGATCAGTagttacaatatatataaagaacaattttttttagatcaATGCTCATTAGTTAATTACTGTAAGATGtttgctttaattattttttaagcaatTAGGTTATATTGATCATactcagtatttatttatatcatagaaataataatattgtacttatttatattaatacaaaatcaatCTTTATTTGACTTATCTTTATTAAAGACCCCCATAGTACCCTCTTACATTATGTTATCTTCCAGTGGCGGaggatgaaattttctgaaagggtaCCTGACaaaacttataggtactaataatatgcataaatgcagtctggaTATCGTTCTCATaacaattagattttacataaattatgaaatggaAGCAGGCAGGAATTTGGTTGCTTGCACCGAGCTAGataagctaataaaaaatatattttgaaggtACGGTGCTAAAAATAGCTACCCTTGCAGTGTTAAAATCCatataataaagcattttacaACTCATCAGTATGCGTAAAATACTGGAAGTGATTCGCAGCGGGTTAATAAGTTTTTCCCACTTATATTTTCTTAATCTGTTTTAATCTTTCCGAGTGGATAATATGATAAATGCCACTTTTTTTGTACTCGAAagtttattgtgatttttgtCGTGCTTGCATTTCATTTACGGTTTGCATGTACTCCGCAGTGGCCTCTTCAAGGTCCCTGTCATTGGCTGTAGGGTCGGACTCTGTCATCTGTTGCCCGCAATCACGGTCTTGCCGCATTTTCAACCGCAATTCTCTCATACGTGCCTCCAGTATGCGCTCACGTTTATTTTCACGTTCCAATATCTGCAAATTTTCCAGTATTAATATCTATTGTGCTGCtaggttattattatttgtgattttattatacctaGTACTTACGTGGGTGAGAAGttgtttatcatttttatcGGCTGTGCCTAAATTTTGCGATAGTTCAGCTAAATATATAGTCCCCTTACTGCTGCCACATGCCACTAGTAGACcctaaaaatgtgtattttaatataaggttGTTTACAACGAAAAAACTTACTTTCAATGTTGTCTATAACAAATTATTAGGATACCTGTACCTATCTATttgattctttaatattttaacaatacaagttttaacaatgaaatctaaataatataataactcacTCCTTCATGTGGCCTGAGACGCAATAAAGGCTCGTCGCATAGTTGCGCAGTAACGATGGGTGCACTTCTTCGCCTGAGCAAGTCCCAGCAAGAGAGACAACCGTCCCATTGTGTCACCAGCATTAGAGAAAACCTATTGTAGTTGGGAGTTAGAAGGTATTTTTACTACAAAGttacatattttgatataaattttaaaattcagttttaataaacaatgaacAAAATACCGGATAGGGTTCCAAGCTCCATCAGTAAGTTTGGTGCGATGAGAGTACGTCCACAGAATGGACGACTCTCTA containing:
- the LOC115450637 gene encoding DNA-directed RNA polymerase III subunit RPC8 → MFVLAEMKDVIRITPDHFHQSLTDSITTLLNRKLANKVVLNVGVCIALFDITDIGHSYIFPGDGSSHTEVKFRYIVFRPVVEEILIGKIRSCSREGVHVTLGFFDDILIPVNALQHPSRFDETDQAWVWEYPKEDGEKHDLFMDSGESIRFRVTSEAFEESLPSGPPGVECSVQTTAPYRLIGGINEPGLGLLSWWETPDQGDDDNDEQEV
- the LOC115450733 gene encoding ecto-NOX disulfide-thiol exchanger 2 isoform X1, whose translation is MQEYITSVGRDRSRSPISAENVGHRQGNNIHDGMNNSDVASSNINPLIMSNMYTQGNMMMAGGLYPNMIMPGAIIGSGMMAPTGMEIISGTSMELVQQSPIDMAAIAGQQMTATSMAPSSTPAMDMSMMGGMMMDPTMMAIYPGISTEMAVQRNKEIVLKHCKLIPPDSGTPQPPRRVKPPGCRTIFVGGFPDKVRESTVKEIFENYGRIHTLRLSKKNFCHIRFERENSVDAAMAISGYRIKLTTKEKDDMESEDNSNATAGWLHVDYALSRDDQNEYERHQRQLIRAQQAQIEQLSAQQEIASRSMSYDRLRRSPSPVRIQPFSNVAMLQLGEKIKNEEHFSSSVPTLLAWLERGECSKKNSNQFYSMIQATNTHIRRLYNEKMQAEEELQESKERVKKQIEYVIEQLEQVAKVFNAATHQRVWDHFTKPQRKNIETWQKMTQEFNSLKEEFNDKFYNDDSESNSVHNKHVDYNMEELQELRRENESLQFQLEAYKNEVDVIKADARKELDKLKIQLAAQQALQLALEKKNPPLPLPIEKPPPPPPLPDDLDAKVTLKEIVEPGCGEAKLIGIMSPFLQVHPHGASLDYVVSYVKAILPNVTQSTIHHVLEKHNDVFRRTTSGMGANMEHKWTFIAFNNNDISQPR
- the LOC115450733 gene encoding ecto-NOX disulfide-thiol exchanger 2 isoform X2, yielding MNNSDVASSNINPLIMSNMYTQGNMMMAGGLYPNMIMPGAIIGSGMMAPTGMEIISGTSMELVQQSPIDMAAIAGQQMTATSMAPSSTPAMDMSMMGGMMMDPTMMAIYPGISTEMAVQRNKEIVLKHCKLIPPDSGTPQPPRRVKPPGCRTIFVGGFPDKVRESTVKEIFENYGRIHTLRLSKKNFCHIRFERENSVDAAMAISGYRIKLTTKEKDDMESEDNSNATAGWLHVDYALSRDDQNEYERHQRQLIRAQQAQIEQLSAQQEIASRSMSYDRLRRSPSPVRIQPFSNVAMLQLGEKIKNEEHFSSSVPTLLAWLERGECSKKNSNQFYSMIQATNTHIRRLYNEKMQAEEELQESKERVKKQIEYVIEQLEQVAKVFNAATHQRVWDHFTKPQRKNIETWQKMTQEFNSLKEEFNDKFYNDDSESNSVHNKHVDYNMEELQELRRENESLQFQLEAYKNEVDVIKADARKELDKLKIQLAAQQALQLALEKKNPPLPLPIEKPPPPPPLPDDLDAKVTLKEIVEPGCGEAKLIGIMSPFLQVHPHGASLDYVVSYVKAILPNVTQSTIHHVLEKHNDVFRRTTSGMGANMEHKWTFIAFNNNDISQPR